The 'Nostoc azollae' 0708 DNA segment TGTCTTCAGCTCAATTAATCACTAATAAATCTTATAAATCCACACTACAATAGCGATATGAGTCAGCTACTTAATTCTAGTTTAGCTTAGTTTATCAACAGTAAAAAGTTGAGGTTGATTTTCAGAGATCATCCATGTTTATATATAATTAACTCTCTAGAGTTTACTTAAGAGGATTATCTAACAGATATTCAATATGCACATCATCCCGTTGTGATTGATAGTCAATTCGAAGATATTTCTGTAATCCTCGGAATGTATAAGCTGGACCTAATTGTGTACCACTAAACGCAATTCCATCTTTCTGGTAGGAAATACCTTTAGACTTACCATTTCTGGTAAATCCTATCCTTACACTAATATCGGCTTGCTGCAAGCGCATAATTAAGATTGGCATCTGGGGATGATCAATAGATAAGTTATAAACTTTCTGCTGAACTAGCTCTTTAATACTAGGTTCTGGAAGAGTATCACGCTTACCCATTTCATATTCTTCTTGCTCTCTTTTAATACGCCGAAATTGTCCTATACTTTGTGTACGATCTAATCTTTCTCTACTACCGTGGACTCGCACTAAATCATAGTCAATCTCAATCTGGCGTAGCACCTTTTCAGAGCGTAGATAATCCCAGGAATCATGCACAACTTTGGCCGTATCCATCCTAATACGACTGGCAACAATATGAATATGATCATGGTCAGTATTTGTATGACGGAAAATAGCAAATTGATTGGCATCAAAACCCATCTCTTTCATGTAGCGATTGCCAATTTCACACCATTTATTTTCAGAAATCACATCATTTTTAGCCGCTGATAATGAAACATGGTAAACAACACGTTCAGCATCTGGATTTAATTGTCGAGATAGTCGAAATTCTCTAGTTAGTTCTCTAGAATTTCTACCACTCATGTTACCGCCAATTAATTTGGCATCTTTACTGTTATATAAATAATCCAGTAGTTTATAAAAACCCCTACCCTTCGTCTGTTTCCCAATCATCAGTATTTTCCTCTTCTTCCTCCCAGTCGTTATCTCCTTTCGTATCAACTTGTGCAATATCTCGTCTACACTGGTGCAATACTTCCAACAGTTTTTCTAACAGTTCCAGGTGCACTGGGGGAGTACGGCCCATTTCTATAGCTATCTTTATGACGTCAACAAGTTGATTTAAGCTATTACCAATTTGTCCTAACTCCAAATATATTTGTAAGCTAATTTTACTCAGTCGTTTGGGGAGTGGTTGCAACAACCCATTACGCCTCATCAACTCACTCGCTGACATTCCCGCATCTCTTGACTTTATCCGAAGCAAATCTAATTCGATATCACTCAGTCTCATTGAGAAAAGATGGTTTCTTATGACTCTTTTTGACTGCTTACGACGAGACATAGTTAAAGATATAAAAGATAAAGTATTACAGAGAGATTTAGAGGGTTTAACTACCTAAAGAAACCACTCTCTAAGTATAGTTAAGTCGAGCGTTAGCAGAAAAGCATGGCTAGCTTCTAAGAAAAAATTACAAATAGATTATATAATTTTAGCACAATATACATTGTAGCTGCAGAGCTAATTAAATGTTATAACAATAATGTTATAACAATTAGGAAAATATAACAACGGCATAACCATATTATTTAATAATCAAGTACTAGAAAACTTCTAAATTTGAGATATGTCTTAGAATAAGAACTCATCCAGCGTAGTGGTAAGAGTAAATTATTTAGGATTCCTAAACCAGATCTGTACGGAGGTTTTCAAATAACAGATAATTAATAATCAATCACTAGGTAAAAGAACAATGGCTAAGTATCAGGAATCAGAGGTAACCACTAAAAATAAGACTGATAATGGTATCTCATTATTGAAAGAACAGAAGCGGAAAGAACAAGATGATGTATCAGACAGAACTACAGTCAGGAAAATGAGGAGATACATTGCAAAACTAACTTCCTCCAAGTACGGGTACACTTACGATGAAGTATCAGAAATGTTGAAAGGTTTGGGAATTAATTTAAGTGGTGAGAAAATTGAACATCTAATAGGTGAGTTGAATAAAAGCAACAGTCACCATCAAAAAGTAAAACTAGGAGAGGAGAATAATGTATTAAAAAGTACTATTACTACAGCAAAGCAGCCAGCAGTTAAAGCAAATAGTGAAAGATCAATAGATCAAACTGTAAAAAGTGGGAATGGTAAAACTAAAAGATAACAGCTAGTAGTGCAGAAACATAAAGATAAATAAATAAGATAAAAGGATATATATGTTGGGTTGGTATAGCCTGTACATAAAACATTTATGATTTAGCAAGTTTTATTTCAGAATCAGATTTGCTAAAGCACTTCAAAAAAAATACTACACGGATAAACAAATTGAAGAAGCACTGACGGAAGTATTTGCGTAAGTAGGCAGGTAATGCAGAACAAAAGTTACGTCATTGCTAAAAGTACTAATTAGGTCGTTAGCTACAGCAGATAGAGTAAACTAAAAACGCTTTATGAAAACAAGATGGGTAAGAAAGTGGAAGAAGATATCTTAGTCAATCTAAGTATTGAACCTACAAAAATTTCATTCTTCTTGATTCACCAAACGTACGTATATAGGGCAATCAGTAATCAAATTATGAGACAATGTGAAATGGGAGGGATAAAAACTGAATTTAAGAGTATTGAGATCATGGCACTATATTGGCTTGTAAATTAACATATGACAAATTTAGCTATCAGACTTATTAGCAATTT contains these protein-coding regions:
- a CDS encoding relaxase/mobilization nuclease domain-containing protein, translating into MIGKQTKGRGFYKLLDYLYNSKDAKLIGGNMSGRNSRELTREFRLSRQLNPDAERVVYHVSLSAAKNDVISENKWCEIGNRYMKEMGFDANQFAIFRHTNTDHDHIHIVASRIRMDTAKVVHDSWDYLRSEKVLRQIEIDYDLVRVHGSRERLDRTQSIGQFRRIKREQEEYEMGKRDTLPEPSIKELVQQKVYNLSIDHPQMPILIMRLQQADISVRIGFTRNGKSKGISYQKDGIAFSGTQLGPAYTFRGLQKYLRIDYQSQRDDVHIEYLLDNPLK
- a CDS encoding plasmid mobilization protein, yielding MSRRKQSKRVIRNHLFSMRLSDIELDLLRIKSRDAGMSASELMRRNGLLQPLPKRLSKISLQIYLELGQIGNSLNQLVDVIKIAIEMGRTPPVHLELLEKLLEVLHQCRRDIAQVDTKGDNDWEEEEENTDDWETDEG